In the genome of Gloeotrichia echinulata CP02, one region contains:
- a CDS encoding SpoIID/LytB domain-containing protein — translation MKFQVLFGSVIKKRHWWLGIFFWIALVAPAQASVILRIAIERGVNQVKIGSSTIATVKDSSGRTLGELPAMSPFDVKAIPQGVALDKWQSGLFWIEPSGKGFVYIGDRWYRGRTLVIPTEKGLTAVNWVDLEEYLYSVIGGEMDASWPQEALKAQAIAARTFALYEREKQRSNPIYDLGDSPDRWQIYKGVISESANTYAAVDTTAGKVLTYNNKIILSVFHACSGGHTENVEDVWLSREPYLRAVPDYDQNISECRWVRTFSPGEISARISGVGNVKDMITEVFSPFRSVKALRIVGDQGTKVLKGEDVRTALKLKSTRFSVSRGTDGSFILQGLGYGHGLGMSQWGAYNLALRGANHLQILGYYYKGVALTPITAK, via the coding sequence ATGAAATTCCAAGTGTTGTTCGGTTCTGTAATCAAAAAACGTCATTGGTGGCTAGGTATCTTCTTCTGGATTGCTTTAGTTGCGCCTGCTCAAGCATCTGTAATCCTACGCATCGCCATTGAGAGGGGAGTGAATCAGGTAAAAATCGGTAGTTCTACCATAGCCACAGTTAAGGATAGCAGTGGCCGTACCCTCGGAGAATTGCCGGCAATGAGTCCATTTGATGTTAAAGCGATTCCACAGGGAGTAGCCTTAGATAAATGGCAATCTGGTTTATTTTGGATTGAGCCATCAGGTAAGGGATTCGTTTATATTGGCGATCGCTGGTATCGCGGCCGAACACTGGTTATCCCCACAGAAAAAGGTTTAACCGCTGTTAACTGGGTTGATCTCGAAGAGTATCTCTACAGCGTTATCGGTGGCGAAATGGACGCCAGCTGGCCGCAAGAAGCCTTGAAAGCCCAAGCGATCGCCGCCCGGACTTTTGCTTTATATGAGCGCGAAAAACAGCGCAGTAATCCCATTTACGATTTAGGCGATAGCCCCGACCGTTGGCAAATTTACAAAGGTGTTATTAGTGAATCTGCTAATACTTACGCCGCCGTTGACACTACAGCGGGGAAGGTACTAACTTATAACAACAAGATTATTCTCTCAGTTTTTCACGCTTGTTCGGGTGGACACACCGAAAACGTCGAAGATGTTTGGTTAAGTAGGGAGCCTTACCTGCGTGCTGTTCCTGACTATGATCAAAATATCAGCGAGTGCAGATGGGTCAGAACTTTCTCCCCAGGGGAAATTAGCGCCAGAATTTCTGGTGTGGGCAATGTTAAGGATATGATTACAGAGGTATTCTCGCCGTTTCGGAGTGTTAAAGCCTTAAGAATTGTCGGCGATCAGGGTACGAAGGTGCTAAAGGGTGAGGATGTGCGGACTGCTCTCAAGCTGAAAAGCACCCGTTTTAGCGTCAGCAGGGGAACAGATGGTAGTTTTATCCTTCAAGGACTAGGCTACGGTCACGGTTTAGGTATGAGTCAGTGGGGCGCTTATAATCTCGCTTTGCGCGGCGCCAACCACCTGCAAATTTTGGGTTATTACTACAAGGGCGTAGCTTTAACCCCAATTACCGCCAAGTAA
- a CDS encoding glucosamine-6-phosphate deaminase, translated as MRIATNIFPVDELMVQIFNSEAEMAQEVAEIVQQYLQNLLQQQETAAILLATGNSQLRFLDALITLGGVDWSRITLFHLDEYLGIAADHSASFRRYLRERVEMRVNPQQFHYIAGDALQPLVECDRYTKLLQAQPIDLCCLGVGENGHLAFNDPAVANFHDPYTVKLVKLDTVNRQQQVNTGHFTNIENVPQYAFTVTIPLICTAKKIICLAPELRKAKVVKQMLQGAITTDCPVSILRQQPQATLFLDVHSASLLGTQSPIPGH; from the coding sequence ATGCGAATCGCAACAAATATTTTTCCTGTCGATGAGTTGATGGTACAGATTTTCAATTCTGAAGCCGAAATGGCACAAGAGGTTGCAGAAATTGTACAGCAGTATTTACAGAACCTTCTGCAGCAACAGGAAACAGCCGCTATATTGTTAGCAACAGGAAATTCCCAACTTAGATTTCTCGATGCTTTAATCACTTTGGGTGGTGTAGATTGGTCGCGGATTACCTTGTTTCATCTTGATGAATATTTGGGAATTGCTGCTGACCATTCTGCCAGTTTTCGGCGCTATCTACGGGAGCGGGTCGAGATGCGCGTTAATCCTCAGCAATTTCATTATATAGCAGGTGATGCATTGCAGCCTTTGGTAGAGTGCGATCGCTATACCAAACTCCTCCAAGCACAACCCATAGACTTGTGCTGTCTCGGTGTCGGCGAAAATGGACACTTGGCTTTTAACGATCCAGCAGTCGCCAATTTTCATGATCCTTACACCGTGAAATTAGTCAAACTGGATACAGTAAATCGCCAGCAACAAGTAAACACAGGACATTTTACCAATATTGAAAATGTCCCGCAATATGCTTTTACTGTAACCATTCCGTTGATTTGTACAGCCAAAAAAATCATTTGCCTTGCGCCAGAATTACGCAAGGCAAAGGTAGTAAAACAGATGTTGCAGGGTGCAATTACCACAGACTGTCCAGTTTCGATTTTGCGTCAACAACCCCAAGCAACGTTATTTTTAGATGTCCATTCTGCTAGTTTATTGGGGACCCAATCCCCAATCCCTGGTCACTGA
- a CDS encoding HAD-IA family hydrolase: MLRGILFDLDGTIVNSDPIHYQAWEQMLASYSIEMDETFYKLRISGRINPEIVKGILPQLSPAAGQKLIDEKEVLFRELASELKPLKGLSELLAWTDTHQLKLALVTNAPRLNAEFMLEVLGIKEAFDVVVLAEDCIAGKPDPAPYQVALDKLGMTAEEAIAIEDSPSGIRAAVGAGIRTIGITSTHDPKVLLEEGTFMAIPDFTDLQLWTLLNSIIQQNAIASSF, translated from the coding sequence ATGCTCAGAGGAATTCTGTTTGACCTAGACGGCACTATTGTCAACAGTGACCCCATACACTACCAAGCTTGGGAGCAAATGCTGGCTAGTTACAGCATCGAAATGGACGAAACTTTCTACAAATTGCGGATTAGTGGGCGGATAAACCCAGAAATTGTCAAAGGCATTTTACCACAATTATCACCAGCCGCAGGTCAAAAATTGATCGATGAAAAAGAGGTATTATTTCGCGAACTCGCGTCAGAACTCAAACCATTGAAGGGATTATCTGAACTACTAGCATGGACAGATACCCATCAGCTAAAACTCGCTTTAGTAACTAATGCCCCTAGATTAAATGCCGAATTTATGCTAGAAGTTTTGGGGATAAAAGAAGCTTTCGATGTAGTTGTTTTAGCTGAAGATTGTATCGCAGGTAAACCCGACCCCGCACCCTACCAAGTTGCTTTAGATAAGTTGGGGATGACAGCAGAAGAAGCGATCGCTATAGAAGATTCTCCCTCTGGTATTCGTGCTGCAGTCGGCGCTGGTATTCGGACAATTGGTATCACCTCCACCCACGATCCAAAAGTTTTGTTAGAAGAGGGGACATTTATGGCAATTCCAGATTTTACTGATTTGCAGCTCTGGACATTGCTCAATTCAATCATACAACAAAATGCGATAGCATCTTCTTTTTGA
- a CDS encoding helix-turn-helix domain-containing protein, with amino-acid sequence MTPVYLLKTPGNTTIEISQDELRSLLGKIEADLHRSKVYCRAMATLQNLLGSSAEQVKSLLKSVSREAIGLAFQEFIQQHQLSADISQQTDNTTVSPTVEQDNSQDLAQCLTNVKLHPKSALTNTSEGNLDSESKRVTNRAVNSATISKYRVSETTGLKWLNQNQKSAKIQQAKQQEAEQRLQSLCQIGQQLRQARESQSLSLKQLQVYTHMPIYQMEALENGKLELLPEDVFVRGFIRLMGNALGLDGIALAASLPAVDTAKSVLPSWYRSKNTVGLGWEIQPIHLYLGYTALVAGAVGGLSLMSQQANSEVLHPDVEITPPASVSQSAQKPETIAKPGLKSTSYGVIVGPDISPPEAL; translated from the coding sequence ATGACACCTGTGTACTTGTTAAAAACGCCTGGAAATACTACTATTGAAATTTCTCAAGATGAGTTGCGATCGCTCCTCGGTAAAATAGAAGCTGATTTGCATCGCAGTAAAGTTTATTGCCGTGCTATGGCTACTTTGCAAAATTTATTGGGTTCTTCCGCTGAACAAGTCAAGAGTTTGTTAAAATCTGTTAGCAGAGAAGCCATTGGTTTAGCATTTCAGGAATTCATCCAACAGCATCAACTAAGTGCAGATATTAGCCAACAGACAGATAATACTACTGTTTCCCCAACTGTTGAACAAGATAACTCTCAGGACTTAGCGCAATGCTTAACGAATGTTAAATTACATCCAAAATCTGCTCTAACAAATACTAGCGAAGGTAATTTGGACTCTGAGTCTAAGAGAGTGACAAATAGAGCCGTCAATTCTGCCACAATCTCAAAATATAGAGTCTCAGAAACAACAGGATTGAAGTGGCTCAACCAGAATCAAAAATCTGCTAAAATTCAACAAGCCAAGCAACAAGAAGCCGAACAGCGATTGCAAAGTTTGTGTCAAATTGGTCAACAATTACGACAAGCTCGTGAATCCCAAAGTCTTTCGCTGAAGCAACTTCAGGTTTACACTCATATGCCAATTTATCAGATGGAGGCATTGGAGAATGGCAAGTTAGAGTTATTACCAGAAGATGTATTTGTCCGGGGCTTTATTCGCCTCATGGGGAATGCTTTGGGACTCGATGGTATAGCTTTAGCTGCTTCCTTACCCGCAGTTGATACAGCCAAATCTGTTTTACCCTCTTGGTATCGGTCGAAAAATACTGTAGGATTGGGATGGGAAATACAGCCTATACATTTGTATCTCGGTTATACAGCCCTTGTCGCTGGAGCCGTGGGAGGATTATCCTTGATGTCGCAGCAAGCAAACTCCGAAGTGCTACATCCAGATGTGGAAATTACCCCCCCTGCATCTGTTTCCCAGTCCGCCCAGAAGCCTGAAACAATTGCTAAACCGGGACTTAAGTCTACTAGTTATGGTGTAATTGTCGGTCCTGATATTTCTCCACCAGAAGCACTTTGA
- a CDS encoding alpha/beta fold hydrolase, producing MRTNKLQLPIQILFKLLLWAGTVAAVTYCVVCLLLFYQQTRLIFVPSSVIEKTPELYNLPYEEVWLPVTVNRGKVEHIHGWWIKAKESHPKVLLYLHGNGLNIGANVAHASRFYKLGFSVLLIDYRGYGRSEGSFPNEMRVYQDSVTAWNYLVKQKQISPSQIFIYGHSLGGAIAIDLAVKHPEAAGLMVESSFTSIREVVAYRNWFWMFPVDLILTQRFESIQKLPQLKMPVLFIHGTADLSLPSFMSEKLYTAAPEPKKLILVPGAGHNNVAEVAGMEYLHWVDSFVEEVHVGKH from the coding sequence ATGAGAACCAACAAGCTGCAACTACCAATACAGATTTTGTTCAAGCTGCTACTTTGGGCAGGAACGGTTGCAGCCGTGACATACTGTGTTGTTTGTTTGCTTCTATTTTACCAGCAAACACGGTTGATATTTGTGCCATCATCTGTAATCGAAAAAACACCAGAGTTGTATAATCTCCCTTATGAGGAGGTTTGGCTACCTGTAACAGTAAATAGGGGTAAGGTGGAACATATCCACGGTTGGTGGATCAAAGCTAAGGAATCCCATCCCAAGGTGTTATTGTATCTCCACGGGAACGGTCTTAATATTGGGGCAAATGTCGCCCATGCTAGTCGGTTTTATAAACTAGGGTTTTCTGTATTGCTGATTGATTATCGGGGGTATGGTCGTAGTGAGGGTTCCTTTCCCAATGAGATGCGGGTTTATCAGGATAGTGTTACCGCGTGGAATTACCTGGTCAAGCAAAAGCAAATTTCACCCAGCCAGATTTTTATTTATGGACATTCTTTGGGGGGTGCGATCGCCATTGATTTGGCGGTTAAACACCCAGAAGCCGCCGGTTTGATGGTCGAAAGTTCCTTTACCTCTATCCGAGAGGTAGTGGCTTATAGGAACTGGTTTTGGATGTTTCCCGTCGATTTGATTTTGACACAGCGATTTGAATCTATTCAAAAATTACCGCAGTTAAAAATGCCAGTTTTATTCATTCATGGCACCGCCGATTTGTCTTTACCATCGTTTATGAGTGAAAAACTCTACACCGCTGCGCCTGAACCAAAAAAACTGATTTTGGTTCCTGGTGCGGGACATAACAACGTAGCAGAGGTAGCTGGTATGGAATATCTACACTGGGTGGATTCTTTTGTCGAAGAAGTTCATGTGGGTAAGCATTAA
- a CDS encoding helix-turn-helix domain-containing protein — MKVLNEPQEEQLQEISIHLRQVRQEKSMRIEEIAAKTRIRLAFLQALEAGRFEDLPEPIYVQGFIRRYGDALGLDGIAIAQTFATHIFPIHANNSHILDKKRSIYIPLFVPYILLLVLASTGLVYTLNPRFTIDFLALTQNFYRVQQKKTISLPIASPSPVASPQTTPSSTEEL, encoded by the coding sequence GTGAAAGTCTTAAATGAGCCTCAAGAAGAGCAGTTACAGGAAATAAGTATACATTTACGGCAAGTCAGACAAGAAAAATCAATGCGTATAGAAGAAATAGCTGCTAAAACACGTATTCGACTAGCTTTTTTACAAGCTTTAGAAGCAGGCCGATTTGAAGACTTACCAGAGCCGATTTATGTTCAAGGATTCATCCGTCGTTATGGAGATGCGCTAGGATTAGATGGTATCGCCATAGCACAGACTTTTGCCACTCATATTTTCCCGATACACGCAAATAATAGTCATATTTTAGACAAAAAAAGAAGTATATACATACCTCTTTTTGTCCCTTACATACTCTTATTAGTACTGGCTTCTACCGGACTGGTTTATACACTCAATCCACGGTTTACGATTGATTTTCTGGCTCTTACACAAAATTTCTATCGAGTCCAGCAAAAAAAGACCATATCATTGCCCATAGCATCCCCATCGCCCGTAGCATCTCCCCAAACTACCCCAAGTTCGACCGAGGAGTTATGA
- the gatA gene encoding Asp-tRNA(Asn)/Glu-tRNA(Gln) amidotransferase subunit GatA — translation MASIRELHEQLIKKERSALEITQEALDRIQSLEPKLHSFLHITAQQALEQARAVDAKIAAGEEIGLLAGIPIGIKDNLCTKGIPTTCGSRILENFVPPYESTVTQKLAAAGAIMVGKTNLDEFAMGSSTENSAYQVTANPWDLLRVPGGSSGGSAAAVAAEECVVALGSDTGGSIRQPASFCGVVGMKPTYGLVSRYGLVAYASSLDQIGPFGRTVEDAAILLNAIAGYDPQDSTSLNVEIPDYASGFKPDLKAREKLRIGIIKETFGEGLDSVVETAVTKAIEQLQRLGAEIHVVSCPSFRYGVPSYYIIAPSEASANLARYDGVKYGLRAPDAENLLSMYTRTRATGFGAEVKRRIMIGTYALSAGYYDAYYLKAQKVRTLIKQDFERAFDLVDVLVCPTSPTTAFKAGEKTTDPLSMYLTDLMTIPVNLAGLPGLSVPCGFDDNGLPIGLQLIGKVLREDQLFQVAYAYEQSTTWHIEKPQLI, via the coding sequence ATGGCATCCATCCGCGAGTTGCACGAACAGCTAATTAAAAAAGAACGTTCTGCCCTTGAAATCACCCAAGAAGCTTTAGACCGCATTCAATCATTAGAGCCAAAATTGCACAGTTTCTTGCATATCACGGCTCAACAGGCGTTAGAACAGGCTCGTGCTGTGGATGCCAAAATAGCTGCGGGAGAAGAAATTGGGCTACTAGCAGGTATTCCCATTGGGATTAAAGACAATCTCTGTACCAAGGGGATTCCCACGACCTGTGGCTCTCGGATTTTGGAAAATTTTGTGCCCCCTTATGAATCAACAGTAACGCAAAAACTGGCAGCCGCTGGTGCGATTATGGTGGGTAAAACCAATTTAGATGAGTTTGCGATGGGTAGTTCCACAGAAAACTCTGCCTACCAAGTCACCGCTAATCCTTGGGATTTGTTGCGGGTTCCTGGTGGTTCTTCTGGGGGTTCAGCGGCCGCTGTAGCAGCGGAAGAATGTGTAGTAGCCCTAGGTTCTGATACTGGTGGTTCAATTCGCCAACCAGCATCTTTCTGTGGTGTGGTGGGGATGAAACCAACTTATGGGCTGGTTTCCCGGTATGGTTTGGTAGCTTACGCTTCGTCTTTGGATCAAATAGGACCATTTGGGCGTACTGTAGAAGATGCAGCGATTTTATTAAATGCGATCGCAGGTTACGATCCCCAAGACTCCACTAGCCTGAATGTAGAAATTCCTGATTACGCTTCTGGCTTTAAACCAGACCTCAAAGCCAGAGAAAAGCTGAGAATTGGGATCATCAAGGAAACTTTTGGTGAAGGTTTAGACTCGGTGGTGGAAACAGCGGTTACTAAAGCCATTGAACAACTACAACGTTTGGGAGCAGAAATTCATGTAGTTTCTTGTCCCAGTTTCCGTTATGGCGTACCTAGCTACTACATCATCGCCCCATCCGAAGCTTCAGCGAATCTAGCTCGTTACGATGGTGTTAAATATGGCTTACGCGCCCCAGACGCAGAAAATCTGTTGTCAATGTACACTCGTACCCGCGCTACTGGTTTTGGTGCAGAAGTTAAGCGGCGGATTATGATCGGCACATACGCCCTTTCTGCTGGTTATTACGATGCTTACTATCTTAAAGCCCAAAAAGTCCGCACCCTGATTAAGCAAGACTTTGAAAGAGCTTTTGATTTAGTTGATGTGTTAGTCTGTCCTACATCTCCTACCACAGCATTCAAGGCTGGAGAAAAAACTACTGACCCATTAAGCATGTATTTAACTGACCTGATGACTATTCCTGTAAATCTTGCAGGTTTACCGGGTTTAAGTGTGCCATGTGGTTTTGATGACAACGGACTACCAATTGGATTACAGCTCATTGGTAAAGTACTGCGAGAAGACCAACTGTTTCAAGTCGCTTATGCTTATGAGCAATCGACCACTTGGCACATAGAGAAGCCCCAACTCATCTAA
- a CDS encoding OB-fold nucleic acid binding domain-containing protein, which translates to MVKIVTRKSLGKENVYDIGVEHDHNFAIKNGLIASNCFNKSHSTAYGYVTYQTAYLKANYPLEYMAALLTANSGDTEKVQKYINNCTTMGIEIDPPDINRSGLNFTPVADKIIFGFTAIRNVGQNAIACILSARNEGGEFKSLGDFCDRVDLRAINRRTLESLIYCGAFDKIEPNRHQLIQDLALVYDWAQGRAKDRASGQGSIFDLLGGGFAATNKKANNSFETAPKAQPVSDLPPQEKLRMEKELLGFYVSDHPLQSLKQMLPLLTPINLSQLGEQREETKLCAVVMLNGVKKVVTKKGDQMAILQIEDLSTQLEAVVFPKTYERISFLLQVDARLIVWGKLDRRDDKNQFIVEDAEPVETVQMVMVELNPQQAANIEELHRLKTILQEQSGDKEKAKMPVIGIVQAENSRKLVRLGWQFCVQDSRITVQALQNARFTAHIRPLIGS; encoded by the coding sequence ATGGTTAAAATAGTTACACGAAAATCTCTGGGAAAAGAAAATGTCTATGATATTGGGGTTGAGCATGACCATAATTTTGCCATAAAAAATGGTTTGATCGCCTCCAATTGTTTCAATAAGTCCCATTCAACTGCCTATGGATATGTCACTTATCAAACTGCGTATTTAAAGGCTAATTACCCACTAGAATATATGGCAGCACTGTTGACTGCTAACAGTGGTGATACAGAAAAGGTGCAAAAATATATTAATAATTGCACCACTATGGGTATTGAAATTGACCCGCCGGATATTAATCGCTCTGGGTTAAATTTTACGCCGGTAGCAGACAAGATTATATTTGGATTTACGGCAATTCGCAATGTGGGACAGAATGCGATCGCCTGCATTTTGTCAGCCAGAAATGAGGGCGGCGAATTTAAATCTTTGGGAGATTTTTGCGACCGCGTTGATTTGCGTGCTATTAACCGCCGGACGTTGGAATCATTGATTTATTGTGGAGCTTTTGATAAAATCGAACCCAATCGTCACCAGTTAATTCAAGACCTAGCACTGGTTTACGATTGGGCACAAGGCCGCGCTAAAGATAGAGCTAGCGGTCAGGGAAGTATCTTTGATTTATTAGGTGGTGGCTTTGCTGCTACTAATAAAAAAGCCAATAATTCCTTTGAAACAGCACCCAAAGCTCAACCTGTTTCTGACTTACCTCCCCAGGAAAAGTTGCGGATGGAAAAGGAACTTTTGGGCTTTTATGTATCAGACCATCCGCTGCAATCCTTGAAGCAAATGCTACCACTCCTTACTCCCATTAACCTTTCCCAACTAGGCGAACAAAGAGAAGAAACCAAGCTTTGTGCAGTTGTGATGTTGAATGGAGTCAAAAAAGTAGTCACGAAAAAGGGCGACCAAATGGCAATTTTGCAAATAGAAGACCTCAGTACACAATTAGAAGCTGTAGTCTTTCCCAAAACTTATGAACGCATTAGTTTCCTTCTCCAGGTTGATGCGAGGTTAATTGTTTGGGGTAAACTAGATCGGCGTGATGACAAAAATCAATTTATTGTTGAAGATGCCGAACCCGTGGAAACTGTACAAATGGTGATGGTGGAACTAAATCCCCAACAAGCAGCCAACATTGAAGAACTACATCGCCTGAAAACGATTTTGCAGGAACAGTCAGGAGACAAAGAAAAAGCTAAAATGCCAGTAATTGGGATTGTACAAGCTGAAAATTCTCGTAAACTTGTGCGCTTGGGTTGGCAATTTTGTGTACAAGATTCTAGAATAACTGTTCAAGCCCTTCAAAATGCCAGATTTACTGCTCACATTAGACCGCTGATTGGTAGTTGA
- a CDS encoding DUF6464 family protein yields the protein MLKTLLVFAIGFLPSLFSLWVIRKTQLRARTRMRQTSMNLAGVQVRENIIPLQGDRYYVEGVGYLIGDISCKFNARSGYMRCAVNPSGPCQGCRHYEPKELASNKHQA from the coding sequence GTGTTAAAGACTCTTTTAGTGTTTGCCATTGGTTTCTTACCATCCCTATTTTCCCTGTGGGTAATCCGTAAAACCCAATTGCGGGCACGCACACGAATGAGACAAACAAGCATGAACTTGGCAGGGGTGCAGGTACGAGAAAACATCATACCACTGCAAGGCGATCGCTATTATGTCGAGGGGGTAGGCTACCTCATCGGCGACATCAGCTGCAAATTTAACGCTAGATCTGGCTACATGCGCTGTGCTGTCAATCCCAGCGGACCTTGTCAGGGATGTCGTCACTATGAACCAAAGGAACTTGCTAGTAACAAACATCAAGCATAA
- a CDS encoding tetratricopeptide repeat protein, whose product MSKGAWNPSSKNTVPIQLPATYLKSTNRSTITDEFDQDSPEDLVIILQETDDQLSEASQLLRQGIQQQQAGDLIAAIQSLEQSLEMFREVGDYQKQGQLLSLLALVTYTVGNYKKTIFYGQECLSLTSEILDLSLQMQVLSHLGNAYRHLNDYDKAIDCLQESLQITELQQDKRSQVAALNNLGLVYKASGNLRLAIEYQEQSLKIVQELQDNWGEEQVLKNLGNAWYGLDDYPKAIAYYEQCLKISRFLKNSRSASQVLKNLGNACYQLCEYAQAIVYYEERLHLARELQDKRSEEQSLGSLGVACEALGDYNKAITYYEERLLLAKTLKDRRSQEQALANLRVACYALGDYAKAMQYQQWT is encoded by the coding sequence ATGTCTAAAGGTGCATGGAATCCTAGTTCTAAAAATACAGTTCCCATACAACTCCCAGCAACGTACCTGAAATCAACGAATCGCAGCACAATTACCGACGAATTTGACCAAGATTCACCAGAAGATTTAGTCATTATTCTACAGGAAACTGATGACCAGTTATCAGAAGCATCCCAGTTACTGCGACAAGGAATTCAACAGCAGCAAGCTGGTGATTTAATTGCGGCGATCCAGTCTTTAGAACAATCCCTAGAGATGTTTCGCGAAGTTGGGGATTACCAAAAACAGGGACAACTGCTGTCTTTGTTAGCTCTGGTAACGTACACTGTAGGGAACTATAAGAAGACTATCTTCTACGGCCAAGAGTGTCTATCCTTGACAAGCGAGATATTAGACTTATCGCTACAGATGCAGGTATTGTCTCATTTGGGGAACGCATACCGTCATCTTAACGACTATGACAAAGCAATTGACTGTCTGCAAGAAAGTTTACAAATCACCGAGTTGCAACAAGATAAGCGCAGTCAAGTAGCAGCTTTGAATAATCTGGGATTGGTATACAAAGCTTCGGGTAACTTGCGACTGGCTATAGAATATCAGGAACAAAGCTTAAAAATTGTTCAGGAACTTCAAGACAACTGGGGTGAGGAACAGGTGCTGAAGAATCTGGGTAATGCTTGGTATGGCTTGGATGATTATCCAAAAGCGATCGCCTACTACGAGCAATGTCTGAAAATCTCACGCTTCCTAAAAAATTCTCGTAGCGCCTCTCAGGTACTCAAGAATCTCGGTAATGCTTGCTATCAATTATGTGAATATGCTCAAGCAATTGTATATTATGAGGAGCGGTTGCATTTAGCTAGAGAACTTCAGGACAAGCGGAGTGAGGAACAGTCCCTAGGCAGTTTAGGCGTTGCTTGTGAAGCTTTAGGCGACTATAATAAGGCAATTACATATTATGAAGAACGTTTATTGTTAGCAAAGACGCTCAAAGACCGCCGCAGTCAAGAACAAGCCCTTGCCAATCTGAGAGTCGCTTGCTACGCCTTGGGTGATTACGCCAAAGCAATGCAATATCAACAGTGGACATAA
- a CDS encoding uracil-DNA glycosylase — protein sequence MTSDIQLSLFDESSFKQPDLIPTNAKISIPPGTYAQMTELAQHCNQCHRCPLGETRTHAVVGRGNLQAPIMIIGEAPGQNEDETGLPFVGRSGQLLEKILASVELTTENDVYIANINKCRPPNNRPPTPDEMAACLPYLLEQIRLVDPKIILLTGATAIKGITGDKRAITKIRGEWIEWQGRLCMPIFHPSYLLRSPSKEVGAPKWLMWQDMQAVRAKYDEIRKNTEDL from the coding sequence ATGACTAGCGATATCCAACTCAGCCTCTTCGATGAATCAAGTTTTAAGCAACCAGATCTGATTCCCACAAACGCCAAAATTTCCATTCCCCCTGGCACATATGCCCAAATGACAGAATTGGCACAGCATTGTAACCAGTGCCATCGTTGTCCATTGGGAGAAACTCGTACTCATGCTGTTGTGGGACGGGGTAATTTGCAAGCACCAATCATGATTATCGGGGAAGCACCTGGTCAAAATGAAGACGAAACAGGTTTACCTTTTGTCGGTAGATCGGGGCAACTATTAGAAAAGATTTTGGCTTCTGTGGAACTGACTACTGAGAATGATGTATACATCGCCAATATTAATAAATGCCGCCCACCAAATAACCGTCCTCCTACTCCTGACGAAATGGCAGCTTGTCTACCTTATTTATTAGAACAAATTCGCCTGGTTGACCCCAAAATAATTTTATTAACAGGTGCAACCGCGATTAAAGGGATAACTGGGGACAAGCGGGCTATTACGAAAATACGTGGCGAATGGATAGAGTGGCAAGGGCGTTTATGTATGCCAATTTTTCACCCTTCTTACTTGCTGCGTAGTCCTTCTAAAGAAGTGGGTGCGCCTAAATGGTTGATGTGGCAAGATATGCAAGCGGTACGAGCTAAATACGATGAAATTCGGAAAAATACCGAAGATCTTTAA